A single window of Salvia splendens isolate huo1 chromosome 8, SspV2, whole genome shotgun sequence DNA harbors:
- the LOC121744400 gene encoding chloride channel protein CLC-e-like isoform X2: protein MSLYTTTTVSSITNVEVHEICDLSWGEIPARGATWLREEPIETKWGRVVLVPAVGGLIVSILNVIRTSLEDSADGTAMSNIKSALKPILKTAAACVTLGTGNSLGPEGPSVEIGVSIAKGVGTFLDRGAKRKLSLRAAGSAAGIAAGFNAAVGGCFFAVESVLWPSPAESSLSLTNTTSMVILSAVIASVISEIGLGSEPAFAVPLYDFRSPSELPLYLLLGALCGVISVGLSKCTSFMLDLFDEIERGVGIPRALFPVLGGLTVGFIALAYPEILYWGFENVNTLLESRPFSFSLSAQLLVQLVAVKIVTTSLCRASGLVGGYYAPSLFIGAATGMAYGKIMGHLVSISNPVFHLSVLEVASPQAYALVGMAATLAGVCQVPLTAVLLLFELTQDYRIVLPLLGAVGFSAWITSDKSKKKVTDNSRESKDAKEVNGNSICELESSLCLNSDSEEDAGNLADKIMVSQAMRRRYVTTMMSSSLTDVVSLMLEEKQSCAFIVDDDDCLLGQLTLIDIQQFLELSMKKTTRPQVPRVSEVCVSYGGRCVVSCTTTPNISVFTALSLMNRQGVSQVPVILDDGGRRLVGVLDRESINLACRAFAIRDGLSWFMLEDKLKN from the exons ATGAGTCTGTATACGACAACCACAGTTTCCTCAATCACGAACGTGGAG GTACATGAAATATGCGACTTGAGCTGGGGCGAGATACCTGCTCGAGGTGCCACATGGTTAAGAGAGGAACCCATTGAAACCAAATGGGGACGAGTAGTCTTAGTTCCTGCTGTTGGAGGTCTTATAGTTAGCATATTGAACGTGATTCGAACTTCGTTAGAGGATTCTGCTGATGGAACTGCCATGTCGAACATCAAATCAGCACTGAAACCGATTCTGAAAACTGCAGCTGCTTGTGTTACCTTGGGAACGGGGAACTCGTTAGGGCCGGAAGGCCCAAGTGTTGAGATTGGTGTCTCCATAGCCAAAGGAGTAGGAACTTTTTTGGATAGAGGAGCTAAAAGAAAACTCTCTCTCAGAGCAGCAGGGTCAGCTGCCGGAATTGCCGCGG GATTCAATGCTGCTGTTGGTGGTTGTTTTTTTGCGGTGGAGTCAGTCTTGTGGCCTTCACCTGCAGAGTCATCCTTATCTTTGACGAACACAACTTCAATGGTAATTCTGAGTGCTGTTATAGCTTCAGTCATATCAGAAATCGGTCTGGGCTCTGAACCAGCTTTTGCTGTCCCACTCTACGACTTCCGTTCTCCAAGCG AACTGCCACTGTATCTTCTGTTAGGCGCATTATGTGGTGTGATTTCGGTGGGCTTATCAAAGTGCACATCTTTTATGCTGGATTTGTTTGATGAGATTGAAAGAGGTGTTGGGATACCCAGAGCATTGTTTCCCGTACTTGGTGGTTTGACAGTTGGATTTATAGCCTTGGCATATCCGGAGATCCTTTACTGGGGATTCGAGAATGTTAACACACTCTTAGAATCACGGCCTTTCTCATTCAGCCTTTCTGCTCAACTCTTGGTGCAGCTGGTGGCTGTCAAAATAGTGACTACCTCCTTATGCAGAGCTTCTGGATTAGTAGGCGGTTACTACGCCCCCTCTCTATTCATCGGTGCAGCAACAGGAATGGCATATGGAAAAATTATGGGTCATCTGGTTTCCATATCCAATCCAGTTTTTCATCTTTCAGTCTTGGAAGTCGCTTCTCCTCAAGCTTATGCACTG GTTGGCATGGCTGCTACTCTAGCTGGTGTTTGCCAGGTACCCCTTACTGCAGTTTTGCTTCTGTTTGAATTAACACAGGATTATCGTATTGTTCTGCCACTTTTGGGAGCTGTGGGATTCTCTGCTTGGATTACATCCGACAAGTCAAAGAAAAAGGTAACCGACAATTCTAGAGAATCGAAAGATGCGAAGGAGGTGAATGGGAATAGTATCTGCGAACTGGAGAGTTCGTTGTGTCTGAACAGTGACTCCGAAGAGGATGCAGGGAATTTAGCAGACAAAATCATGGTGTCGCAAGCCATGAGAAGGAGATATGTAACGACGATGATGAGCTCTTCTCTAACAGATGTAGTGTCATTGATGCTGGAAGAGAAGCAGTCTTGTGCCTTTATAGTGGATGATGATGATTGTCTCCTTGGTCAGCTAACACTGATTGACATTCAACAATTCCTTGAATTATCTATGAAAAAAACCACCAGACCTCAG GTTCCGAGAGTATCTGAAGTGTGTGTCTCTTACGGTGGAAGATGTGTGGTTTCGTGTACAACGACCCCAAACATTAGTGTCTTTACTGCTCTTAGCCTGATGAATAGGCAGGGTGTGAGCCAAGTGCCGGTTATCTTGGATGATGGGGGTCGTCGTTTAGTCGGTGTGTTGGATAGGGAATCTATCAATCTTGCTTGTAGAGCGTTTGCAATCCGGGATGGACTCAGCTGGTTCATGCTGGAGGACAAACTCAAGAATTGA
- the LOC121744401 gene encoding aminoacyl tRNA synthase complex-interacting multifunctional protein 1-like, translating into MAAAAALTSATFLRRCGSFLPTIRLINNRHRIINTAAKIKPLALNRSPIANGESASLSPSTSSSTRRKIESQFLCYCTGTEAEAGTEAEAEKDTVKEAANTLDIRVGRIIKAWRHEEADSLYVEEVDVGEAEPRTICSGLVKYVPLDQLQERNVVVLANLKARNMRGVKSFGMLMAASDAAHENVELLVPPEGAVPGDRVWFGSIDEKDSLPDAASPNQIQKKKIWEQIQPHLKTDDSGFAILDAKHSMRTSAGPIISQSLKNANIS; encoded by the exons ATGGCGGCTGCTGCAGCTCTCACTTCCGCCACTTTCCTCCGCCGCTGCGGCTCATTTCTCCCAACCATTAGACTAATCAACAATCGCCACCGCATAATCAACACTGCTGCCAAAATCAAACCATTGGCGCTCAATCGGAGCCCTATCGCCAATGGCGAATCCGCATCATTATCACCATCGACATCATCATCTACCAGAAGAAAAATTGAATCTCAATTTTTGTGTTACTGCACGGGAACGGAAGCGGAGGCGGGGACGGAAGCAGAGGCCGAGAAAGATACCGTGAAGGAGGCGGCGAACACTCTGGATATAAGGGTGGGGAGAATCATCAAGGCCTGGAGGCACGAGGAGGCGGATTCTCTGTACGTGGAGGAGGTGGATGTCGGTGAGGCGGAGCCAAGGACTATCTGCAGCGGCCTTGTCAAATACGTTCCGCTAGATCAGCTCCAG GAGAGGAATGTAGTTGTTCTTGCTAACCTAAAGGCTAGAAATATGCGCGGTGTGAAATCGTTTGGAATGCTGATGGCGGCTTCTGATGCGGCACATGAGAATGTGGAGCTTCTTGTGCCTCCTGAGGGTGCAGTGCCTGGTGACAGAGTCTGGTTTGGTTCCATTGATGAAAAAGATAGCCTTCCCGATGCTGCATCTCCTAACCAG attcaaaagaaaaagatatGGGAACAAATTCAGCCTCACCTAAAGACAGACGACTCCGGCTTTGCTATACTTGACGCTAAGCACTCTATGCGAACATCAGCTGGTCCTATCATCTCCCAATCTCTCAAGAATGCCAACATTTCCTAG
- the LOC121745794 gene encoding aquaporin SIP1-2-like: protein MNIRGYKDSDNSYTAINTLSALDKTKEWVCYVDCVSQSKIGVIKYLMGMLEISDALAVAEVVYMILNFKSWCAIHFILVIVIVIVIVGSPHTYTKSSFIHSSVAMLAALVKAAVADAFVTFMWIFCASSLGAVTYVLASALGVAPGLPSLLITTFLIFLLLFIFGFIADLLGGASFNPTGTAAFYAAGLGADSLISAAVRFPAQAAGAVGGAVAIIEVMPVKYKHMLGGPSLKVDTNTGATAEGVLTFIMTLAVLFIILKGPKSVIAKNWMLAMSTVSLVVAGTTYTGPSMNPANAFGWAYVNNVHNTWEHFLVYWISPFVGSILAAWVFRFLCPPPPPKQKKA from the exons ATGAATATCAGGGGATATAAAGATTCGGACAACAGCTACACAGCCATAAACACACTGTCTGCTCTCGACAAAACCAAAGAATGGGTTTGTTATGTGGATTGTGTATCCCAATCCAAAATAGGCGTCATCAAGTACCTCATGGGCATGTTGGAGATATCAGATGCTTTGGCAGTGGCAGAGGTCGTCTACATGATACTCAATTT TAAAAGTTGGTGTGCGATTCATTTCATACTTGTGATAGTGATAGTGATAGTGATAGTGGGTAGCCCTCACACATACACCAAAtcatcattcattcattcatccGTCGCGATGCTTGCTGCCCTCGTCAAGGCCGCCGTCGCCGATGCCTTTGTCACCTTCATGTGGATTTTCTGCGCCTCCTCCCTCGGCGCTGTCACCTACGTCCTCGCCTCTGCTCTCGGCGTCGCCCCTGGCCTCCCCTCTCTTCTCATCACCACTTTTCtcatcttcctcctcctcttcatTTTCGGCTTCATTGCCGATCTCCTCGGCGGCGCCTCCTTCAATCCCACCGGTACCGCCGCCTTCTACGCCGCCGGCCTCGGCGCTGACTCTCTCATCTCCGCCGCCGTCCGCTTCCCCGCTCAG GCAGCTGGTGCAGTGGGTGGTGCGGTGGCGATTATAGAAGTGATGCCGGTTAAGTACAAGCACATGCTCGGGGGTCCTTCTCTGAAGGTCGACACCAACACCGGAGCAACTGCTGAAGGGGTTTTAACCTTCATAATGACCTTGGCTGTCCTCTTCATCATCCTTAAGGGTCCTAAAAGCGTGATCGCCAAGAACTGGATGCTTGCTATGTCAACTGTGTCTCTTGTAGTTGCAGGTACCACTTATACAGGACCTTCCATGAATCCTGCTAAT GCATTTGGGTGGGCTTATGTAAACAACGTGCACAATACTTGGGAGCATTTCCTTGTGTATTGGATCAGTCCCTTCGTCGGATCAATACTGGCCGCCTGGGTTTTCCGTTTTCTATGTCCTCCTCCACCCCCAAAGCAGAAGAAAGCTTGA
- the LOC121744400 gene encoding chloride channel protein CLC-e-like isoform X3, with protein sequence MSNIKSALKPILKTAAACVTLGTGNSLGPEGPSVEIGVSIAKGVGTFLDRGAKRKLSLRAAGSAAGIAAGFNAAVGGCFFAVESVLWPSPAESSLSLTNTTSMVILSAVIASVISEIGLGSEPAFAVPLYDFRSPSELPLYLLLGALCGVISVGLSKCTSFMLDLFDEIERGVGIPRALFPVLGGLTVGFIALAYPEILYWGFENVNTLLESRPFSFSLSAQLLVQLVAVKIVTTSLCRASGLVGGYYAPSLFIGAATGMAYGKIMGHLVSISNPVFHLSVLEVASPQAYALVGMAATLAGVCQVPLTAVLLLFELTQDYRIVLPLLGAVGFSAWITSDKSKKKVTDNSRESKDAKEVNGNSICELESSLCLNSDSEEDAGNLADKIMVSQAMRRRYVTTMMSSSLTDVVSLMLEEKQSCAFIVDDDDCLLGQLTLIDIQQFLELSMKKTTRPQVPRVSEVCVSYGGRCVVSCTTTPNISVFTALSLMNRQGVSQVPVILDDGGRRLVGVLDRESINLACRAFAIRDGLSWFMLEDKLKN encoded by the exons ATGTCGAACATCAAATCAGCACTGAAACCGATTCTGAAAACTGCAGCTGCTTGTGTTACCTTGGGAACGGGGAACTCGTTAGGGCCGGAAGGCCCAAGTGTTGAGATTGGTGTCTCCATAGCCAAAGGAGTAGGAACTTTTTTGGATAGAGGAGCTAAAAGAAAACTCTCTCTCAGAGCAGCAGGGTCAGCTGCCGGAATTGCCGCGG GATTCAATGCTGCTGTTGGTGGTTGTTTTTTTGCGGTGGAGTCAGTCTTGTGGCCTTCACCTGCAGAGTCATCCTTATCTTTGACGAACACAACTTCAATGGTAATTCTGAGTGCTGTTATAGCTTCAGTCATATCAGAAATCGGTCTGGGCTCTGAACCAGCTTTTGCTGTCCCACTCTACGACTTCCGTTCTCCAAGCG AACTGCCACTGTATCTTCTGTTAGGCGCATTATGTGGTGTGATTTCGGTGGGCTTATCAAAGTGCACATCTTTTATGCTGGATTTGTTTGATGAGATTGAAAGAGGTGTTGGGATACCCAGAGCATTGTTTCCCGTACTTGGTGGTTTGACAGTTGGATTTATAGCCTTGGCATATCCGGAGATCCTTTACTGGGGATTCGAGAATGTTAACACACTCTTAGAATCACGGCCTTTCTCATTCAGCCTTTCTGCTCAACTCTTGGTGCAGCTGGTGGCTGTCAAAATAGTGACTACCTCCTTATGCAGAGCTTCTGGATTAGTAGGCGGTTACTACGCCCCCTCTCTATTCATCGGTGCAGCAACAGGAATGGCATATGGAAAAATTATGGGTCATCTGGTTTCCATATCCAATCCAGTTTTTCATCTTTCAGTCTTGGAAGTCGCTTCTCCTCAAGCTTATGCACTG GTTGGCATGGCTGCTACTCTAGCTGGTGTTTGCCAGGTACCCCTTACTGCAGTTTTGCTTCTGTTTGAATTAACACAGGATTATCGTATTGTTCTGCCACTTTTGGGAGCTGTGGGATTCTCTGCTTGGATTACATCCGACAAGTCAAAGAAAAAGGTAACCGACAATTCTAGAGAATCGAAAGATGCGAAGGAGGTGAATGGGAATAGTATCTGCGAACTGGAGAGTTCGTTGTGTCTGAACAGTGACTCCGAAGAGGATGCAGGGAATTTAGCAGACAAAATCATGGTGTCGCAAGCCATGAGAAGGAGATATGTAACGACGATGATGAGCTCTTCTCTAACAGATGTAGTGTCATTGATGCTGGAAGAGAAGCAGTCTTGTGCCTTTATAGTGGATGATGATGATTGTCTCCTTGGTCAGCTAACACTGATTGACATTCAACAATTCCTTGAATTATCTATGAAAAAAACCACCAGACCTCAG GTTCCGAGAGTATCTGAAGTGTGTGTCTCTTACGGTGGAAGATGTGTGGTTTCGTGTACAACGACCCCAAACATTAGTGTCTTTACTGCTCTTAGCCTGATGAATAGGCAGGGTGTGAGCCAAGTGCCGGTTATCTTGGATGATGGGGGTCGTCGTTTAGTCGGTGTGTTGGATAGGGAATCTATCAATCTTGCTTGTAGAGCGTTTGCAATCCGGGATGGACTCAGCTGGTTCATGCTGGAGGACAAACTCAAGAATTGA
- the LOC121745795 gene encoding methylenetetrahydrofolate reductase 2-like — protein MGITLASVLLAIQGHPEVIQENGVVTAEAYQKELVYLKQKVDPGGEVIITQLFYDTDIFLKFVNDCRQIGITCPIIPPEIMAALEPIKDNVKAYGVQLETDMCRKILASGTRAIHLYTLNMEKSALAILTNLGLVEESKFPRSLAWRRPTNVFRAKESVRPIFWANRPKSYIGRSISWDRYPNGRWGDFQTPSFAPLTDYQFLRPRSHEKRLLEEWVVPLKSIEDIYEKFAKFCLGKTKSSPWSELYGLQPETKVFNEQLGNINMKGFLTINSQPAVNGAKSDTLAKMMFVGTGWGEAGGCVYQKAYLEFFCFPASLTALINKCKAFSCLSYMAVNREGAWISNMKNTDVNAVTWGVFPTKEIVQPTIVDPLTFMVWKDEAFELWSRGWANLYLETDPSRKLLEEVKNSYYLVSLVDNDYFHGGLFALFRDT, from the exons ATGGGGATTACTTTGGCATCTGTGTTGCTGGCTATCCAG GGCCATCCTGAGGTAATTCAGGAGAATGGAGTTGTTACAGCAGAGGCATACCAGAAGGAACTTGTTTATCTCAAGCAAAAg GTTGATCCTGGAGGTGAAGTCATCATCACCCAGCTCTTCTATGACACTGACATCTTCCTCAAGTTCGTGAATGACTGCCGTCAGATTGGAATAACGTGTCCTATC ATTCCCCCGGAGATTATGGCTGCATTGGAACCGATCAAGGACAATGTCAAGGCGTATGGTGTTCAGCTTGAAACTGATATGTGCAGAAAGATTTTAGCTTCTGGGACTAGAGCTATACATCTTTACACCTTAAACATGGAGAAATCTGCTTTGGCAATACTGACG AATCTTGGCCTGGTTGAGGAGTCCAAGTTTCCGAGATCCTTGGCTTGGAGACGTCCAACAAATGTTTTTCGTGCAAAAGAAAGTGTTCGTCCTATTTTCTG GGCTAATCGTCCTAAAAGCTACATCGGAAGGTCAATTAGCTGGGACCGCTACCCAAATGGCCGATGGGGAGATTTCCAAACTCCATCTTTTGCACCACTAACTGATTATCAG TTCTTGCGACCAAGATCTCACGAGAAGAGACTTCTAGAAGAATGGGTTGTTCCTTTGAAGAGTATTGAAGATATCTACGAG AAATTTGCAAAGTTCTGCCTTGGGAAAACCAAAAGTAGTCCGTGGTCAGAACTATATGGACTTCAGCCGGAGACCAAGGTCTTCAACGAACAGCTTGGTAATATTAACATGAAAGGCTTTCTCACTATAAACAGCCAACCGGCTGTTAATGGAGCAAAGTCTGATACGTTG GCAAAGATGATGTTTGTTGGGACAGGATGGGGAGAGGCAGGTGGATGTGTGTATCAGAAAGCATACCTAGAGTTTTTCTGTTTTCCGGCAAGCTTGACTGCGCTGATCAATAAATGCAAAGCCTTCTCCTGCCTCAGCTACATGGCTGTTAACAGAGAAGGTGCCTGGATTTCAAATATGAAAAACACAGATGTGAATGCAGTCACATGGGGAGTTTTCCCTACAAAGGAGATTGTGCAACCCACCATTGTCGATCCGCTAACCTTTATGGTGTGGAAGGATGAAGCCTTCGAGTTGTGGTCGAGAGGGTGGGCCAATCTTTACCTGGAAACTGATCCCTCTAGAAAACTACTTGAAGAG GTGAAGAACAGTTACTACTTGGTCAGCTTGGTTGACAATGACTATTTCCATGGAGGCTTATTTGCTCTCTTTAGAGATACTTGA
- the LOC121744400 gene encoding chloride channel protein CLC-e-like isoform X1 yields the protein MHCKFTAYSATIHQHVSSMSTLPPLLRITSHPSAKTITFFHKNSFPLHRRRLGIVLCNNSGDGAEDEQAQPIITSSPPEVKQQDDGELPELLQLGNSAILPACFVGLFTGIAIVLFNYTVHEICDLSWGEIPARGATWLREEPIETKWGRVVLVPAVGGLIVSILNVIRTSLEDSADGTAMSNIKSALKPILKTAAACVTLGTGNSLGPEGPSVEIGVSIAKGVGTFLDRGAKRKLSLRAAGSAAGIAAGFNAAVGGCFFAVESVLWPSPAESSLSLTNTTSMVILSAVIASVISEIGLGSEPAFAVPLYDFRSPSELPLYLLLGALCGVISVGLSKCTSFMLDLFDEIERGVGIPRALFPVLGGLTVGFIALAYPEILYWGFENVNTLLESRPFSFSLSAQLLVQLVAVKIVTTSLCRASGLVGGYYAPSLFIGAATGMAYGKIMGHLVSISNPVFHLSVLEVASPQAYALVGMAATLAGVCQVPLTAVLLLFELTQDYRIVLPLLGAVGFSAWITSDKSKKKVTDNSRESKDAKEVNGNSICELESSLCLNSDSEEDAGNLADKIMVSQAMRRRYVTTMMSSSLTDVVSLMLEEKQSCAFIVDDDDCLLGQLTLIDIQQFLELSMKKTTRPQVPRVSEVCVSYGGRCVVSCTTTPNISVFTALSLMNRQGVSQVPVILDDGGRRLVGVLDRESINLACRAFAIRDGLSWFMLEDKLKN from the exons ATGCACTGCAAGTTCACTGCATACAGTGCTACAATTCATCAACATGTATCATCTATGTCAACATTGccacctcttcttcggattacATCTCATCCCTCCGCCAAAACTATCACCTTTTTCCATAAAAATTCTTTTCCTTTACACCGACGGAGACTTGGCATAGTTCTTTGTAATAATAGTGGCGATGGGGCGGAGGATGAACAAGCTCAACCCATCATCACCTCGTCACCTCCGGAAGTCAAACAACAAGATGATGGTGAGTTGCCAGAATTGCTGCAACTAGGCAACTCTGCCATTTTACCCGCCTGCTTTGTCGGGCTCTTCACTGGAATCGCTATCGTCCTTTTCAACTACACG GTACATGAAATATGCGACTTGAGCTGGGGCGAGATACCTGCTCGAGGTGCCACATGGTTAAGAGAGGAACCCATTGAAACCAAATGGGGACGAGTAGTCTTAGTTCCTGCTGTTGGAGGTCTTATAGTTAGCATATTGAACGTGATTCGAACTTCGTTAGAGGATTCTGCTGATGGAACTGCCATGTCGAACATCAAATCAGCACTGAAACCGATTCTGAAAACTGCAGCTGCTTGTGTTACCTTGGGAACGGGGAACTCGTTAGGGCCGGAAGGCCCAAGTGTTGAGATTGGTGTCTCCATAGCCAAAGGAGTAGGAACTTTTTTGGATAGAGGAGCTAAAAGAAAACTCTCTCTCAGAGCAGCAGGGTCAGCTGCCGGAATTGCCGCGG GATTCAATGCTGCTGTTGGTGGTTGTTTTTTTGCGGTGGAGTCAGTCTTGTGGCCTTCACCTGCAGAGTCATCCTTATCTTTGACGAACACAACTTCAATGGTAATTCTGAGTGCTGTTATAGCTTCAGTCATATCAGAAATCGGTCTGGGCTCTGAACCAGCTTTTGCTGTCCCACTCTACGACTTCCGTTCTCCAAGCG AACTGCCACTGTATCTTCTGTTAGGCGCATTATGTGGTGTGATTTCGGTGGGCTTATCAAAGTGCACATCTTTTATGCTGGATTTGTTTGATGAGATTGAAAGAGGTGTTGGGATACCCAGAGCATTGTTTCCCGTACTTGGTGGTTTGACAGTTGGATTTATAGCCTTGGCATATCCGGAGATCCTTTACTGGGGATTCGAGAATGTTAACACACTCTTAGAATCACGGCCTTTCTCATTCAGCCTTTCTGCTCAACTCTTGGTGCAGCTGGTGGCTGTCAAAATAGTGACTACCTCCTTATGCAGAGCTTCTGGATTAGTAGGCGGTTACTACGCCCCCTCTCTATTCATCGGTGCAGCAACAGGAATGGCATATGGAAAAATTATGGGTCATCTGGTTTCCATATCCAATCCAGTTTTTCATCTTTCAGTCTTGGAAGTCGCTTCTCCTCAAGCTTATGCACTG GTTGGCATGGCTGCTACTCTAGCTGGTGTTTGCCAGGTACCCCTTACTGCAGTTTTGCTTCTGTTTGAATTAACACAGGATTATCGTATTGTTCTGCCACTTTTGGGAGCTGTGGGATTCTCTGCTTGGATTACATCCGACAAGTCAAAGAAAAAGGTAACCGACAATTCTAGAGAATCGAAAGATGCGAAGGAGGTGAATGGGAATAGTATCTGCGAACTGGAGAGTTCGTTGTGTCTGAACAGTGACTCCGAAGAGGATGCAGGGAATTTAGCAGACAAAATCATGGTGTCGCAAGCCATGAGAAGGAGATATGTAACGACGATGATGAGCTCTTCTCTAACAGATGTAGTGTCATTGATGCTGGAAGAGAAGCAGTCTTGTGCCTTTATAGTGGATGATGATGATTGTCTCCTTGGTCAGCTAACACTGATTGACATTCAACAATTCCTTGAATTATCTATGAAAAAAACCACCAGACCTCAG GTTCCGAGAGTATCTGAAGTGTGTGTCTCTTACGGTGGAAGATGTGTGGTTTCGTGTACAACGACCCCAAACATTAGTGTCTTTACTGCTCTTAGCCTGATGAATAGGCAGGGTGTGAGCCAAGTGCCGGTTATCTTGGATGATGGGGGTCGTCGTTTAGTCGGTGTGTTGGATAGGGAATCTATCAATCTTGCTTGTAGAGCGTTTGCAATCCGGGATGGACTCAGCTGGTTCATGCTGGAGGACAAACTCAAGAATTGA